The Pontibacter sp. SGAir0037 DNA segment TGGAAAATCTCTATTGTAGCCTCTCTCTGTTTCAACAAGAAGAGATACTCCGATATTCTAAGGGAAGTAACTGGTATTTCCGGTAAGATGCTCAGCAGGGAGTTGAAGGACATGGAAATGAATGAATTGATTAAACGAACTGTGCTGGATACGCAACCTGTTACTGTTGAATACGAACTCACAGAGTACGGACAGAAACTCAAGTCTGTTATTGAGCATCTTGCTACCTGGGGTACTGAGCACCGCAAAAAAATAATTGGGAAATAGGGGTGCTTTAAGTGTTATTAAGTGAAGCCGGTTTTATTCCGATCAATGTTTCTAGGTCTTCACTAAAGATTCCGAACTGATTGTTCTTTATGTCAGTAGCGAAACCTGTTTGTAAGAAAGCGAGAGGCTCAGGAACACCACCTTCTATTAATTGTTGGGCAAATGCAGTTGCTTCAACATCAGTGTATGAGCTGCTTCTTCCTGTCAGCTCGAAAGGAGCTTGAGCTACGTCGGTATAGGCATTCAGCTTACTGCCCGTAATTTCATATGATCTGTTTTCATGCCCGTTCTGAATTAACATAATGGCTGCTGCCTCGCCCATTTTTCTTCGAAGCGCGTAAGGCACTTTGCCATTTCTCACAGAGAGAAAAATACCTGTTTTAAAGATCTTTTCACCTACATAGCAAAGCAGCTCTACAGCATTAATGCTGTAGAGCTGCTTTGCTATGTCAACCGCCGGAATATCCGGCTGTCGTTACCCGCACGGACTGTTGTATTGCCCGAGCTGTTAGGTCGTTAGGTTTACTTCAGTGCATAACCAATATAACCACCGTCAACCAGTAATTCTGTTCCAGTAATAAAGCTTGCATTGTCGGAAGTCAGGAACAACACTGCTTTTGCAACTTCATCAGGATTGCCCATTCTTTGCAAAGCTGTAGTTGTGGCAAATTGCTTTTTTGTTTCATTGTCGGGAACTGCTTTGTCAAAACCTTCGGTTTGTGTTGGCCCGGGGCTCACAATGTTTACTCTCACTTTTCTTTCTGCCAATTCGTTTGCGGCAATCTGGGCAATTTTATTTACGGCACCTTTGGTTGCGGAATACACACTCGCATACATCTGAGATGTTGTTGCAACAGTTGATGATGTGAACAGCACTGATGCTCCTTCAGCCAAATGCGGTATGAGTTTTTGCAATGTAAAGTAATATCCTTTCACATTGGTATTGAACTGTGCATCGAAATCTGCTTCTGTTGTTTGTTCAATTGGTGTGAATATGGCTATTCCTGCGTTCAGGAAAAGCACGTCTATCTTACTTCCGCTTTCTGCAACTGATTTTTCTAAGTCGGCAATTCCTGCCAAATTTGAAGTATCCGACACAACCGTTTTCAATTTTGGATTGTCGATTTTAGCCGCTGCTTTTTGCAGATTTTCAGCACTTCTGCTTGTTATCCACACATTTGCTCCTGCGTTGATGAATGCTTTTGCGGTAGCAAATCCAATTCCTGTGCTTCCGCCCGTAATAACTACGTTTTTATTAGTGAAATCCATTTTTCAAATTATTTGCTGTTTAACAGCACAAATGTAGAGGAGATAAATTTATTTTCGTTACTTTGTAACTAAAAGTAACAGTAACTTTTGCGTAACAAAGTAACTTATGACGGAAATGGAATGCTTAAGCAGCGACAAGAATAAGAAGCGTATTATGGCTGTTCACGATGCCATGGACGTGCTGAACGGAAAATGGAAGATTTCTATTATTTCGTCTGTCTGCTATTACAACAAAAGGAGATTCTCCGATATT contains these protein-coding regions:
- a CDS encoding SDR family NAD(P)-dependent oxidoreductase: MDFTNKNVVITGGSTGIGFATAKAFINAGANVWITSRSAENLQKAAAKIDNPKLKTVVSDTSNLAGIADLEKSVAESGSKIDVLFLNAGIAIFTPIEQTTEADFDAQFNTNVKGYYFTLQKLIPHLAEGASVLFTSSTVATTSQMYASVYSATKGAVNKIAQIAANELAERKVRVNIVSPGPTQTEGFDKAVPDNETKKQFATTTALQRMGNPDEVAKAVLFLTSDNASFITGTELLVDGGYIGYALK
- a CDS encoding winged helix-turn-helix transcriptional regulator, whose translation is MMETNHEIETHECKKTIMAVHDAMDVLNGKWKISIVASLCFNKKRYSDILREVTGISGKMLSRELKDMEMNELIKRTVLDTQPVTVEYELTEYGQKLKSVIEHLATWGTEHRKKIIGK